One window from the genome of Desulfobaccales bacterium encodes:
- a CDS encoding branched-chain amino acid ABC transporter permease: MILKGFYYNLMFFQQLINGLTTGSVYALIALGYTMIYGILGLINFAQGEIYMCGAFVTVLLLATGEVNFFLAFALGMGAAALLGVVLERVAFRPLRGYHPLVPLISAIGASIFLQSLALLLFGPNDRPFPIQFAFSTIKIAGLPVSTLQIAILAAALAFMVLLIVFVRYTTYGKAIVACALDRDTARLMGINVDRMVSLTFLLGSALSGAAGIMMAIYYNATYPRMGLLPGLKAFSAAILGGVGNIPGAILGGLLLGVAESLGAAYISSGFKDAIAFAILILVLLLRPQGILRGRGD, encoded by the coding sequence TTGATTCTAAAGGGTTTTTACTACAATCTGATGTTCTTCCAACAATTGATCAACGGCTTGACCACCGGCAGCGTCTATGCCCTCATCGCCCTGGGCTATACCATGATCTATGGTATTTTGGGTTTGATCAATTTTGCCCAAGGTGAAATCTACATGTGCGGCGCCTTTGTAACGGTGCTGCTCCTGGCGACAGGCGAAGTCAATTTTTTCCTGGCCTTTGCCTTGGGAATGGGGGCGGCTGCACTTCTGGGCGTGGTGTTGGAGAGAGTGGCATTTCGACCTTTACGGGGCTACCATCCCCTGGTGCCCCTCATCAGTGCCATCGGCGCTTCCATTTTTCTCCAGAGTCTGGCCCTGCTATTGTTCGGTCCCAATGACCGGCCTTTTCCCATCCAATTTGCCTTTAGCACCATCAAAATCGCCGGGTTGCCGGTATCCACCCTGCAAATAGCCATCCTGGCCGCAGCCCTGGCCTTCATGGTGCTGCTAATTGTCTTCGTACGTTACACCACTTACGGCAAGGCCATCGTGGCCTGCGCTCTGGATAGGGACACGGCCCGGCTTATGGGCATCAACGTGGATCGCATGGTCTCCCTGACTTTTCTGTTGGGCTCCGCCTTAAGCGGCGCTGCGGGCATCATGATGGCCATCTATTACAATGCCACTTATCCCCGCATGGGGCTCCTGCCCGGCCTCAAGGCCTTCAGCGCTGCCATCCTGGGGGGAGTGGGCAATATTCCGGGGGCCATTCTGGGGGGCTTGCTGCTGGGAGTGGCCGAGAGCCTGGGCGCGGCCTATATCTCCTCGGGTTTCAAGGATGCCATCGCTTTTGCCATCCTCATCCTGGTGCTCCTGCTCCGGCCCCAGGGGATATTGCGAGGTCGGGGGGACTGA
- a CDS encoding phenylacetate--CoA ligase produces the protein MAIFDREAEQMAREELVQLQLERLQATLTRVYKNVKFYKKKFDDLGFLPEDCQSLDDLARLPFTTRHDLARAYPYEMFAVPLREVVRIHSSTGSPGNPIVMGYTARDLRHWANLSARILTNAGVDREDVVQVTLSYSLLTSAFGIHYGVELLGASVIPSGPGFTARQVQVMRDYRTTVLVSTPSYALVLADEMEAMGVDPKSLHLKLALLAGEPWTEAMRAEIESRLYTAALDHYALSEAMGPGVAGECAERSLPGMHVSEDHFLPQVIDPVTGALLPPGELGELVITTLTREATPLVRFRTGDLVRLFYEPCPCGRSLARMSRIEGRADEVVIVKGTNIFPNRVGQVLAALQGEEPAYQLVVGREGHLDYLEVRIEVREELFFDKMTKQREMLQQIAHKLAQGIGVQPRVKLVEPGSLNREAETSPLVIDLR, from the coding sequence ATGGCGATCTTCGATAGAGAGGCGGAACAGATGGCGCGGGAGGAATTGGTGCAACTGCAACTGGAGCGGCTCCAGGCCACCCTTACCCGGGTCTATAAGAACGTCAAATTCTACAAGAAGAAGTTCGACGACCTGGGTTTCCTGCCCGAGGACTGTCAGTCCCTGGATGATCTGGCTCGCCTCCCCTTCACCACGCGCCACGATCTGGCCCGGGCTTATCCTTACGAGATGTTTGCGGTGCCGCTGAGGGAAGTGGTGCGCATCCACTCCTCCACCGGTAGCCCCGGCAACCCCATTGTCATGGGCTATACCGCCCGGGATTTGCGCCACTGGGCCAACCTCTCGGCCCGCATCCTCACTAATGCGGGGGTGGACCGGGAAGACGTGGTCCAGGTGACCTTGAGCTACAGCCTCCTCACCAGCGCCTTTGGCATCCATTACGGGGTGGAGCTTCTGGGGGCCTCGGTGATTCCCAGCGGCCCCGGCTTCACCGCCCGCCAGGTTCAGGTCATGCGGGATTACCGCACCACTGTCCTGGTCTCCACGCCGTCTTACGCCCTGGTGTTGGCCGACGAAATGGAGGCCATGGGGGTTGACCCCAAAAGCCTCCATCTTAAGCTGGCGCTGTTGGCCGGGGAGCCCTGGACCGAGGCCATGCGGGCCGAAATCGAGTCCCGCCTCTATACCGCGGCCCTGGACCATTACGCCCTGTCCGAAGCCATGGGTCCCGGCGTGGCGGGAGAGTGCGCCGAGCGCTCTCTGCCGGGCATGCACGTCAGCGAGGACCACTTTCTGCCCCAGGTTATCGACCCGGTGACCGGCGCTCTGCTTCCTCCCGGCGAACTGGGGGAACTGGTCATCACCACCCTCACCCGGGAAGCCACCCCCCTGGTGCGTTTCCGCACCGGCGATCTGGTGCGCCTGTTTTACGAGCCCTGCCCCTGCGGCCGGAGCCTGGCCCGCATGAGCCGCATCGAGGGCCGGGCCGACGAAGTGGTCATCGTCAAGGGGACCAACATCTTTCCCAACCGGGTGGGGCAGGTGCTGGCCGCCCTCCAGGGGGAGGAACCCGCCTATCAACTAGTGGTGGGCCGGGAGGGGCACCTGGACTACCTGGAGGTGCGCATTGAGGTCCGGGAAGAATTGTTCTTCGATAAAATGACCAAACAACGGGAGATGTTGCAACAGATCGCCCACAAGCTGGCCCAGGGCATCGGCGTCCAGCCCCGGGTAAAACTGGTGGAACCGGGATCCCTCAATCGGGAGGCCGAGACCTCGCCGCTGGTAATTGATTTGCGGTAG
- a CDS encoding ABC transporter ATP-binding protein, which translates to MLEVNGLSKAFGGVQAVHNVSFEVAAGEIVGLIGPNGAGKTTCFNLISGLLPPSSGVVRLSGKNMVGLPPYRRAGLGLARTFQNIQLFGGMTVLDNVLTGFHLHQQVGVLMALLPLSKVKRAQSENRQQALDLLDLVGLGGKEDEPAESLAYGDQRRLEIARALAQAPALLLMDEPAAGLNPRETEDLMALMEKLRSRGITLLVIEHDMTLVMGLCHRIVVLDHGQVIAAGIPQDIRRDPRVVEAYLGREEE; encoded by the coding sequence ATGCTTGAAGTCAACGGTCTCAGTAAAGCCTTCGGCGGCGTCCAGGCCGTGCACAACGTCTCTTTCGAGGTGGCCGCAGGAGAGATCGTCGGCTTGATCGGCCCCAACGGCGCTGGCAAGACCACCTGTTTTAATCTCATCAGCGGGCTTTTGCCCCCTAGCTCCGGAGTGGTCCGGTTATCCGGCAAGAATATGGTGGGTCTGCCCCCCTACCGCCGGGCCGGATTGGGTCTGGCCCGCACCTTCCAGAATATCCAACTTTTCGGGGGTATGACGGTGCTGGACAACGTTCTCACGGGCTTTCATCTCCATCAGCAGGTGGGAGTCCTTATGGCCCTCTTGCCCTTATCTAAAGTCAAGCGGGCTCAGTCCGAAAACCGGCAACAAGCTCTGGATCTCTTGGATTTGGTGGGCCTGGGTGGCAAGGAAGACGAACCCGCCGAGTCCCTGGCTTATGGCGATCAGCGGCGGCTGGAAATTGCCCGAGCCTTAGCCCAGGCGCCCGCGCTTCTGCTCATGGACGAACCCGCGGCTGGCCTCAATCCCCGGGAGACCGAAGACCTCATGGCCCTGATGGAGAAGCTGCGCTCCCGGGGCATAACGCTTTTGGTCATCGAACACGATATGACTTTGGTCATGGGCCTGTGCCACCGGATTGTGGTCCTGGACCACGGCCAGGTCATCGCCGCGGGCATACCCCAGGACATCCGCCGGGACCCCCGGGTTGTTGAGGCCTACCTGGGGAGGGAAGAGGAATAG
- a CDS encoding branched-chain amino acid ABC transporter permease, whose protein sequence is MTAYVLHLAIIAGIYIILTVSINLIIGYAGQVSLGHAAFYGIGAYASALVSLNWHFPFAAAALAAMLVAGVCGLALGLPTLRLKEDYLAIVTLGFGVIVDLIFLNLGITGGPDGLPGIPPPSFFGLSFRQPWLYLVLVIVTVILVLIATYRLVDSYHGRALRAIRDHEITAQVMGINTPAYKVFIFTLAAALAGLAGSLYAHYITFINPETFGLHTSILILTMVVLGGMGSILGSVLGAVILTILPELLREVHAYQDLVYGGLLVVLLIWRPEGILGRGKLSLKFLKKEG, encoded by the coding sequence ATGACCGCGTATGTGCTGCATCTGGCCATTATCGCCGGCATCTACATTATCTTGACGGTCAGCATTAACCTGATCATCGGTTATGCCGGCCAGGTTTCCTTGGGCCATGCGGCCTTCTATGGCATCGGAGCATATGCTTCGGCTTTGGTATCATTGAACTGGCACTTCCCGTTTGCCGCCGCGGCTTTGGCCGCAATGCTGGTAGCCGGGGTGTGTGGGCTGGCCCTGGGATTGCCCACTCTCAGACTCAAGGAGGATTATCTGGCCATCGTCACCCTGGGGTTCGGGGTCATTGTGGACCTGATCTTTCTTAACCTGGGAATTACCGGCGGCCCGGACGGCTTACCGGGGATTCCTCCACCCAGCTTTTTCGGACTGAGTTTTAGGCAGCCCTGGCTTTACCTGGTTCTGGTGATCGTCACCGTCATTCTGGTTCTCATTGCCACCTACCGCCTGGTGGATTCCTATCATGGCCGGGCGCTTAGGGCCATTAGGGACCATGAAATCACCGCCCAGGTTATGGGGATCAATACCCCGGCCTATAAGGTCTTTATTTTTACCCTGGCTGCGGCCTTGGCCGGGTTGGCCGGGTCGTTGTACGCCCACTACATCACCTTTATCAATCCCGAGACCTTCGGCCTCCATACCTCGATCCTCATCCTCACCATGGTGGTGCTGGGAGGCATGGGGTCCATTTTAGGCTCGGTACTGGGCGCGGTGATCCTGACGATTCTTCCGGAGTTACTGCGGGAGGTCCACGCCTATCAGGATCTGGTTTACGGGGGGCTCTTGGTGGTCTTGCTCATCTGGCGTCCCGAGGGCATCCTGGGCCGGGGAAAGCTAAGCCTAAAGTTTTTGAAGAAAGAAGGATGA
- a CDS encoding alpha/beta hydrolase: MILAGCAHVPAPTVSLEQSLGQQKTFDYQGVRINYFEAGQGPPIILLHGFGGCSYSWRFLAPALAQDHRVFAVDLKGYGLSDKPEDGKYAVSDQADMVTAFIRSQDLHDVVIMGHSMGGGVTLMTYLKVREDQPARIKSLVLVDSAGYPQKMPWFIWLAKAPVLGSVGGKLVSPRFAAALVLKKCYYYDDKITEEQIDTYAYYGSLPGAREAVVQTAKQIVPDDIDALVAQYKTISVPVLVIWGEEDEVVPLSVGKNFKRDIPNSELVILPKCGHMPPEEEPAATTRLVKEFLRK, from the coding sequence ATGATACTGGCCGGCTGTGCCCATGTGCCGGCGCCGACGGTCAGCCTGGAACAGTCGTTGGGGCAGCAGAAAACCTTTGATTATCAGGGCGTCAGGATCAATTACTTTGAGGCGGGGCAGGGGCCGCCCATCATTCTTTTGCATGGCTTTGGGGGCTGTTCCTACTCCTGGCGTTTCCTGGCTCCGGCGTTGGCTCAGGATCACCGGGTTTTTGCCGTTGACCTCAAAGGCTACGGCCTGTCGGACAAGCCCGAGGACGGCAAGTATGCGGTGAGCGACCAGGCTGATATGGTAACAGCTTTCATCCGCAGCCAGGACTTGCACGATGTGGTCATCATGGGCCATTCCATGGGCGGTGGGGTGACCCTCATGACCTACCTGAAGGTGCGGGAGGACCAACCTGCAAGGATCAAGAGCCTGGTGCTCGTAGACAGCGCGGGCTACCCCCAAAAGATGCCCTGGTTTATCTGGCTGGCCAAGGCGCCCGTCCTCGGTTCGGTGGGAGGTAAGTTGGTCTCGCCCCGGTTCGCCGCCGCCCTGGTGCTGAAAAAATGTTATTATTATGATGATAAGATTACCGAAGAGCAGATCGATACCTATGCCTACTACGGCAGCCTGCCGGGGGCCCGGGAGGCCGTGGTGCAGACCGCTAAGCAGATTGTCCCGGATGACATCGACGCCCTCGTCGCCCAGTACAAGACCATCAGCGTGCCAGTCCTGGTTATCTGGGGCGAAGAAGACGAGGTGGTGCCGCTGTCAGTAGGGAAGAATTTCAAACGGGATATTCCCAACTCCGAGCTGGTCATCCTGCCCAAATGCGGCCATATGCCGCCGGAAGAGGAGCCGGCCGCGACCACGAGGCTGGTCAAGGAATTTCTTAGAAAATAG
- a CDS encoding ABC transporter ATP-binding protein: MLTLKSLQAGYGRVPVLKGISLHVRAGEVVTLIGGNGAGKTTTLRAISGLLPPRKGTVEFDGQDLTRMPAERIVTLGLALVPEGRRVFTSLSVTANLELGAYHRRDKGEVRRDLEAMRQRFPILKERAHQAAGTLSGGEQQILAIGRALMARPRLLMLDEPSMGLAPRMVTQVYEILAELKAAGTTILLVEQNARAALKVADRGYVLETGRIILDGTAAELREDPEVQRAYLGKGYKEVWE, translated from the coding sequence ATGCTGACCTTAAAAAGCCTCCAGGCCGGTTATGGCCGCGTTCCCGTGCTCAAGGGCATCTCTCTCCACGTGCGCGCCGGCGAGGTGGTAACCCTCATCGGCGGTAACGGCGCCGGCAAGACCACCACCCTGCGGGCCATCTCCGGGTTGTTGCCACCCCGGAAAGGGACGGTGGAGTTCGATGGCCAGGACCTTACCCGCATGCCCGCCGAGCGCATCGTTACCCTGGGCCTGGCCCTGGTGCCGGAAGGACGCCGGGTCTTTACCTCCCTGAGCGTCACCGCCAACCTGGAACTAGGGGCCTATCACCGCCGGGACAAAGGGGAGGTGCGCCGGGACCTGGAAGCAATGCGCCAGCGTTTCCCTATCCTCAAGGAGCGGGCTCACCAGGCCGCGGGCACCTTGAGCGGCGGGGAGCAGCAGATCTTGGCCATCGGTCGGGCTCTGATGGCCCGTCCCCGGCTCCTCATGCTGGACGAGCCTTCCATGGGGCTGGCTCCCCGGATGGTTACTCAGGTCTACGAGATCCTGGCGGAACTCAAAGCCGCGGGCACCACCATCCTCCTGGTGGAACAGAATGCCCGGGCGGCCCTGAAGGTGGCCGACCGGGGCTATGTCCTGGAGACCGGCCGCATCATCCTGGACGGCACCGCCGCGGAACTCAGGGAAGACCCGGAAGTGCAGCGGGCCTATTTGGGCAAGGGCTATAAAGAAGTGTGGGAATAA